TCCCACCCGCCTGAACGATTCCTTCGGGCAGGTTCGTGTAATTCGTGTTAAACTACAAGAAAAGAAATGTATTGACTTCGGCTCGAAATAAGAATAATATACGAAGTTTAATACTTATGAAAAAAGCTATCATTACCTGGGGGATATTTGACGGGATGCACCGCGGTCACCAGCAGCTTATCAATAAAGTAGTCGTATGGGCAAAGAAAGCCAGGGGTACTCCGCTTGTCCTCACCTTTTACGAGCATCCGGATAAAGTCCTGCTGGATAAACAACCACCCACCCTGACCTCGCTTGAACACCGCTTTTCACTGCTCCGGAATAGTGGAATAAAGGAAATCATCGCCTTGCCATTCGCCTCTGGACTACGCAATCTTTCACCTGAAGCCTTTGTACGCGATATACTTTTGAACTGGCTTAATATCTTTGGACTGGTCGTTACCTCTAACCTTCGTTTCGGGAAAGACAAACAAGGCAACCTCGCACTGTTAAAGAAGCTCTGCAAAAAATATCATCTAAACCTAAAAACCATCCAACCGGTTTATTATAAGGATAAAATCATCAGCAGCACCAGAATACGCCAAGCGATAAGCCAAGGAAATCTCAGGGAAGCAAAGGCAATGCTCGGGAGGCCGATTACCCTGATGGGCACGGTGGTCACGGGAAGCGGACGTGGCAGGAAACTCGGCATCCCTACGGCAAACCTCGATTTGCACCACGAAATCGCGCCGCCCAACGGAGTCTATACGGGCCGCGCGCGCGTTAACGGCCATTACCTTAAAGCCCTGACCAATATCGGCACCAGACCCACTTTCGATAAAGGCAAGAAAGTGATTGTGGAAGTCCATATCATAGGATTAAAATCCTATAATAACCTTTACGGCAAGACCGTGGAGTTAGAACTAATCAGGAAAATACGTGGGGAAAAGAAA
This genomic interval from Planctomycetota bacterium contains the following:
- a CDS encoding bifunctional riboflavin kinase/FAD synthetase produces the protein MKKAIITWGIFDGMHRGHQQLINKVVVWAKKARGTPLVLTFYEHPDKVLLDKQPPTLTSLEHRFSLLRNSGIKEIIALPFASGLRNLSPEAFVRDILLNWLNIFGLVVTSNLRFGKDKQGNLALLKKLCKKYHLNLKTIQPVYYKDKIISSTRIRQAISQGNLREAKAMLGRPITLMGTVVTGSGRGRKLGIPTANLDLHHEIAPPNGVYTGRARVNGHYLKALTNIGTRPTFDKGKKVIVEVHIIGLKSYNNLYGKTVELELIRKIRGEKKFRNAAELLRQIEKDKKYCSK